A window from Chelmon rostratus isolate fCheRos1 chromosome 13, fCheRos1.pri, whole genome shotgun sequence encodes these proteins:
- the LOC121616407 gene encoding trace amine-associated receptor 13c-like, which yields MKTVEEAELCFPQLLNSSCRKTMHPHSVSMLTYIILSSISLLTVALNLLVIISISHFKQLHTPTNLLLLSLAVSDSFVGFLMLFQIVLIEGCWFLGDFMCAVYYVFDYIVTSASIGTMVLISADRYVAICDPLHYPTKVTQKRVQMCVSLCWMCSIFCHSLLLKDNLEQPGRYNSCFGECVIVIDYVAGLVDLFLSFIGPVTVIVVLYIRVFVVAVSQARAMRSHIAAVTVQCSVKVTAKKSELKAATTLGVVVVVFLVCVCPYFCVALTGQDTMLNASSAAFVISLFYFNSCINPVIYAFFYPWFRKSIKLIVTLKILEADSCDFSML from the exons ATGAAAACCGTTGAAGAAGCTGAactctgctttccacagctcctCAACTCTTCCTGCAGGAAGACTATGCATCCTCACTCTGTATCCATGCTCACTTACATCATactgtcctccatctctcttctcACTGTGGCTCTCAACCTGCTGgtcatcatctccatctcacACTTCAA GCAGCTCCATACCCCCaccaacctcctcctcctctctctggctgtctctgaTTCCTTCGTGGGCTTCCTCATGTTGTTTCAAATTGTCCTCATAGAAGGCTGCTGGTTTTTGGGTGACTTCATGTGTGCTGTGTATTATGTTTTCGACTATATTGTTACCTCCGCCTCAATAGGAACCATGGTGCTCATATCAGCTGACCGCTATGTGGCTATTTGTGACCCTCTACACTACCCCACCAAAGTCACTCAAAAAAGagttcaaatgtgtgtttctctgtgttggatgtgttctattttctgtcacagtttgCTGCTGAAGGATAATCTGGAACAACCAGGCAGGTATAACTCCTGTTTTGGAGAGTGTGTGATTGTTATTGATTATGTTGCAGGACTTGTTgatctgtttttgtcctttattGGTCCTGTCACTGTCATTGTAGTTCTGTATATTAGAGTATTTGTGGTGGCTGTGTCTCAGGCTCGGGCCATGAGGTCCCACATTGCAGCTGTCACTGTCCAGTGTTCAGTGAAAGTAACTGCTAAGAAATCTGAGCTGAAAGCAGCCACTACTCTTggtgttgttgtagttgtgtttCTAGTATGTGTCTGCCCATATTTTTGTGTTGCACTTACAGGCCAGGACACCATGCTCAATGCTTCATCTGCTGCCTTTGTAATAtctctcttttattttaacTCCTGTATAAATCCTGTAATCTACGCCTTTTTTTACCCCTGGTTCAGAAAATCTATCAAACTCATTGTTACACTTAAGATACTGGAGGCTGACTCCTGTGATTTCAGCATGCTGTAG